Proteins from a single region of Acidobacteriaceae bacterium:
- a CDS encoding type II secretion system protein: MYQPCFLCTAGCHTLTKLEPSHNQTSPQNPPHLLPNPRALTSIRTGEPMRRTSSPTGFTLIELLVVIAIIGVLIALLLPAVQRVRAAAQDKAASDDLTLIARAQLTYHQTAQTYSPTLAALATLPAILATGHADGHTFAIVTATRESFLVRSTPTMPGKTGSATCTIDQALHIVC; this comes from the coding sequence ATGTATCAGCCATGTTTCCTATGCACTGCTGGGTGCCACACCCTCACGAAGCTCGAACCATCCCACAATCAAACCTCCCCACAGAATCCACCCCACCTGCTACCCAACCCCCGGGCCCTCACTTCCATCCGCACAGGAGAGCCCATGCGCCGCACCTCCTCCCCCACCGGCTTCACCCTCATCGAGCTGCTTGTCGTCATCGCCATCATCGGCGTGCTCATCGCGCTGCTGCTCCCCGCCGTGCAGCGCGTCCGCGCCGCCGCACAGGACAAGGCCGCCAGCGACGACCTCACCCTCATCGCCAGGGCCCAGCTCACCTACCATCAGACCGCGCAGACCTACAGCCCCACCCTCGCCGCGCTCGCCACCCTGCCCGCCATCCTCGCCACCGGCCACGCCGACGGACACACCTTCGCCATCGTCACCGCCACCCGCGAGTCCTTCCTCGTGCGCTCCACCCCCACCATGCCCGGCAAGACCGGCAGCGCCACCTGCACCATCGACCAGGCGCTCCACATCGTCTGCTGA